Below is a genomic region from Hevea brasiliensis isolate MT/VB/25A 57/8 chromosome 3, ASM3005281v1, whole genome shotgun sequence.
GACACTATTTTGGTAGTTGTTTGCAGATTTACTAAATTTGGCCATTTTATTTCACTAGCACATCCATTTTCTGCTGTTTCTGTAGCTAAACTTTTCATTGATCACATTTTTAAGTTGCATGGAGCTCCTCAAGTTATTGTTTCTGACAGAGATAAGGTGTTTACTAGCCTATTTTGGCAAGAATTGTTTAGAAGTATGGGAATTAAACTTAATTTTAGTTCTGCCTATCACCCTCAGTCTGATGGACAGACTGAAAGAGTTAATCAGTGTCTGCAGAATTATTTGAGGTGCATGGTTCATTTGAGGCCTACGAATTGGAGCTCTTGGTTACCTATGGCAGAATGGTGATACAATTCCTCTTATCAAATTGCTATTCAGATTACTCCatttgaagcactgtatgggtatAGTCCACCTCTGTTTCATGAAAATTTTACTCTTGATTCCTCAGTTGGGGTTGTAGGGAGATTGTTACAAGAGAGACAGCATCTTAATAATCTCTTAAAGGAAAATTTACAAGTGGCCCAACATAGGATGAAGCAGCAAGCTGACAAGAGGAGAACTGAGAGGGAATTTGTTGTTGGGGATTGGGTGTATTTGAAACTTCAGCCTTATATGCAGACTTCAGTATCTGTCAGACAAACCCTTAAACTTTCTGCTAAGTTTTATGGGCCATTCAGAATTCTTGCTAAGATTGGGAAAGTTGCTTATCAATTAGACTTGCCTCCAACAGCTACTATTCACCCTgttttccatgtatccatgcttaaGAGGAAGGTTGGGGATGGTGTGGTGGTTGCTACTGATTTACCTGTTATGCAAGATGACCAGATTAAAGTTGTTCCTGAGCAGGTTTTGCAGACCAGAATAATTGAAAGAGGACACCAGAGAGTAGAACAGGGACTTATTAAATGGCTTAATCTGTCAACAGAGGATGCCACTTGGGAAGATAGAAGCTTTATTGAAGGGCAATTTCCTGAAGTCTCCCTTTCTTGGGGACAAGAAAGTGCTAAAGGAGGGAGTATTGTTACGTACTATAGAAAGAAATATAAGAGAATACGATTAGATATTCTAGAAGTTGGGTAAGTAAGGAATTGGAGGGAAATGTGGATGAGTTGTTAGGGAGCCAGCTGTTCTGTAGTTGGCAAGTGAGCTGTTTTGTAGTTGGCAAGTGAGCTGTTCTACAGTTGGCAAGATGAGACAGCTGAGGCAGTTATGAGATAGTTGTTGTATAAATAACTCAGCTATATCTTTCTTGTATTCATTCCAGAATTTACAAGAAATACAATAACTACTCTctattctcttttctctctctctctctcttttctctctactCTTCTATTCTTTTCTGTTAGAGTTCTCAAACCCTAACACAATTTCCCCACTTTACATTGGGAGACACCTACATAGGCTTTTGAAGAACTACAAGAGTTGGTGGACTCGTGCGCACAAGGATGGGCCTAGCCAAGTGTAACGGGTGGACGTGCGTATAATTCGCGAGGACTTGATCCAGTTTCCTTTTTCATAGccttttattttcatttatatttttccaAAGAAATATCCTTACCTAAAAACATGTTTTTGACCTAGTTAAAACTAGATTCCTATTTTTTCTCTACCTAGCCAAAACTGAACTCCATTTTTTTGGTACTTAGCTATTTTATTAATGTTACATAatgtctcttttatttttcctctctTGAACGTTACTAACATTCTATTTTTTGCTTATATAGGGACATGTACATTGAGCCTAAGACACTACAAAACTCTTTTTCTTCTACCTTTCTACGTCTAGGTACATAATTAAAATTACGTTTGTTGTTCCTATGTCCTAATTATTGATTGTACAATAATTACAAGGTCTATTGATGCCTGGAGGATATAGTTCCTTTGCACTTAGTGATGCAGCATTTTCTAGAGATTTTAGGACTACCTATTTTAGATAAAAAATGGGaagtagagttttattttatttaggaATAAATAAAGGTCATGATACACGATAAAGGTCATATTACTTCTCAATGCCCACATCATTCATTAGCTTTAGAGCAAGCATGCAAACATGAGCATGAGGGTGAACATAATGATTCCTCAGACTATAAGGAAGAAGTTATAGGACCTAGAGAGTATTTTGGGAAGGGTGAGCTAGATTTAGGTGATGTGCATTGCAATGTTGTTCGATGTGTTTTGTCAACTATTGTggattgttatggaaagtcaatcactatattatttctctgtatattctataTTCTGTAtttctatttaggatttcttatttatgatttcttcctaattaatagaacacaattataggaatcaattgtatatatatacccatgtacagattaattgaaatcaaggagaattatctctttctacatggtatcagagcaggtcatctatctagggtgactatttgttctcatagTTACATAGTCTTCCTCATTATAGGATGAATCGTAAGGAGCAAGCTAAGTAGAATAGGCAAGTTGAATAAAGGGGTTTGTGAGACTTAGCCTTAGTCCATGTGTTGTGCTTGCAATGTTGACACCTAAGAAAGATGGCTCTTGGAGAATGTGTGTGGATAGTAGGGCCATTAACATGATCACTGTTAAGTATAGATTTCCAATTCCTAGACTTAATAGGTTAGATTTCCTTATAGGTTCTTGTTGGCTCTCTAAAGTTGACTTGCATAGTAGGTATCATTAAATACGCATTAAGCTAGGTGATGAATAGAAAATTGCTTTTAAAACCTAGGAATGATTGTATGACAggttagtgatgccctttggattGTCTAATGCACTTAGCACTTTTATCTGTTAGTTTTTGCTAACACTAACTACAGTAAGGAAACAATGAATACAATCTATAGAGTGAAAAATGGTCTGCTGATGATTGCTCTTTTAGAGAGGTTAAGTTTTTGAACTTTTCAATCGGTGTTGAGTGTTGACTTGATATAATAATTGAGAAATGGAGGTGATAGAACAATGCAATCATAACAACAACTAAGTCTTAATCACAAACTAGTCGGCATCGACTATATAGATCATTTTTCACCATTAAGCTCTATTAAACATTAGGTCCGCATTAATATCCAAGACCTATAAATTCTTTGATACGGAGATGATAGAACAATATGATAAATAAATTGGCTTAATCAATATACATATTAAATGGCCCGGTACAAGACaaagaattaatatattaattttttttttggagtAAATGGTATCAAATCTAAGGTTGGAAGTTTAGGATCCAGATGGTGGCACTACACTTAGAACTCAAGGCTAAGCTTCATCAATCTTACAGAGTTTGATGCATCTATAAGAAGATAAAATCCATGAAATGGTGGTTTGTTATTTGAATAGCCTTTTTTAGCGCCAATGTCAAGCTTGAGGTGCATTTTGTTTTGACTCAGAATTTCCATGTTTTGAAGGTTATTTGATGTTGTTAGGAACATTCGATATTAGTTAGGATCTTTGGTAGTTATTAGGGAATTTATTCAGTGTGGTTTTTTAAAAGGTATTTGGCAAGTTTACAAAGTAACAGTACTTTTTAACAATCCTTAAATAGAGTCCTTTTGCAAATCACCACCTTAATGGCTGTAAGCATTATTATATAATCACTACTATGGCTATTACACTTacccaatttttaaaaaaataaatggcCAACATTGTAGATGTAATTAATTACATTTATAACTTCTGCATTTACTGAGCATATATCACATTCCTTGCATACATATGGTTTTAAATGGTACGCAACAATCAAATTAAAGCTCCATTTGTTCCATGGATAATAACTTGTtcgtgaaaatattttttaagaaaataaattattttctattgttTTCTTACAATTCTGAAAATCGCTTAGCAACTATTTTATGTCATGTCATTCATCATACATTGAAAAATATTGATTTTCTTTAAACATATAagattatgaaattgttttgatttgtaaaaatttcaatttttaatttatcattttcttagatatatatttttttaaatctaTCTTTGAATATgagaaaaaattatataaaaatggtaaattacagCTGTCATAAATGATCAATGTTTTCCTATGATCCATTTCTATGTCCTTCCTTTCTAACAACATTAATGGTTATGTTTTCTCCCTCGTttccttctattattttcttcttGTGTTCATCTCTACTATTATTACTCTTCTTCATCTCCATCTCCACTAGTTCATTCGTGGTGATATCTGTAAAACCATAATAAATTTGCTTAATGCATGTGATAGCGGAATGAAACATGCCCAAATTGAAACACGAGGAGGTAATAGCTCTTGTAATTTTATGATGGCCTTTTATGTACTAAGTTAATGTTTATTTGGACTTTAGAGGGAGGGTAAGAGTTAGTGAGGGTGATATTAACCCCTTTAATTGTATTTTGTTTACCTATCCCTTATCAGGGAAGGAGGGGGGAGAGGGCGGCtatagagaagaaaaaaaaatatttttttaatttccttaACATTTGTCACTAGCTAAATTgcgataatataataaataaatacctTTTGTATTtggaaaaattactatttagatCTCTGTATTTTAGAGACTATTTAGTctttgtattttgaaaaatatattatttactcTCCATATTTGCTTCCGTTAAACTCTTTAGTCCTTTCGTCAAATTTTCTGTTAGTCAATGGATTTTAATGCTAGTCAAATtactatttcattattttattttagtgaaactaatgaGTTGATCtctctattttaaaaaaaatatatattatatagtcattttattttagtgaaactaattagatgttccctatattttaaaaaatacaatatTCTCAAAAACATATTTTTAAATGCAGAATTTTGTTTTGGAGACTTGAATTTGCTTTTTTTTGAATTGTACAAGTATTTTCATTCAATTCTGTGAACATCATTTTTGTGTTTTctttattgaaaaataattttttctgaaTTATCGTCTTGATTACTTGGATATTTAGGGGAACTGATTAACCTTTTTGTACATACAACTTACTATTCTCTATCAAAAGATGAAAAATAGAGAGAGAATGAGGGGGGAGTAGGTTGTGGATGTAGAAAAGAAATAACACTGGGAGAGAGATAAagaagagtaggagagaaataaGTGGGAGAGGATCAGAGTAGTTTGAGTGTAAAAAATAACTGGAGGGAATAGAGTTAACAGAACCAAATTAtaagattaattaatttgtttttaaAATACATGGaataattaattagttttattgaaataaatgaactaaatagtagtttgactAGTATTGACTAACGGAAAAATTGATGGATGACTAAATAGTTTAACGAACTAAAAATAAAGGAATTAAATGGTATACTTTTCAAATATAGGGACTAAGTAGTTAGTTTTCTTAACATATAGGGACTATATAGTAATTTTCCCTTTGTTTTTTTAATATTGTAAGAAACAAAGTTAGTTGTTACTCATAACTTCTGTCATTTTTTGCTCCCTTAATTTTAACACTCTTTAACTTTTACTTTTGTAACTTTTAACTTTCAATTCTTAAACTTCAAGACAAATGCACCCTAACAGCTAATAATAGGGCACTAGAAATGGTACTTTTACAATTTGGAGAGAGATTGATTAAAACTCTCATGTTAATGACAAATGATCTAGGCATTTTTTGCAATGTTCTTTGGAAACAATTTCGATTATTATGCTGAGACAattaaacaatttttatgaaTGTTCTGGAAATAATTGATCGTATCATCTGAGTATCTACAATAAGCAATATAACTGAGTCTGAACTATAACACAAAGGCAATTTACTTGGTAAATCATGTGTCATTCGGCTTTTACACTTCCCAGGTAATCGGATCTATCACTGGAGTTAGGTACATTATTGAGTACTTTCCTGAAATAGGATTTGGGCCACGCCTCAATGTCGACATCCATCATGGCGCACTCACTGAAGGATTGCTTACATTTGCAATTGTTACCATCTCTCTTGGGCTTTCAAGAAAGATCCCTGGAAGTTTCTTCATGAAGACATGGATATCAAGTGTCTCTAAATTAGCTCTTCACATACTTGGCTCCGATCTGACTGGCGGTTGTATGAACCCAGCCTCTGTAAGTGATATCAATATCATTAGCATTTGATGCACATATCATACATCTGTTTTTGTTGCCAAAACTTTGGAAAACAGAGATGAACTACTAGAGCTTTTTAAAATGTGTAGGTGATGGGATGGGCTTATGCCCGTGGAGATCATATAACTAAGGAGCATATACTTGTATATTGGCTTGCTCCAATAGAGGCAActcttctggcagtatggacattTAAGCTACTAGTTCGACCCCAAAAGCAAGAGAAGGAAGAGTCGAAGAGTAAATCAGATTGATGTTTGATGATAATCAAACTGAAGCAATCCACTGTGTTTTCTCCTTGTAAAGTTGCTTGGATCAGTGTCTATTTATTGTTAATTTATCTCCAGCATCTTCTTGTTGGTCAGAACTCTCTATCAGATGATGGCCAACCGTGTTAGCTAGCTTAGCAGTTCTGCttgattattttaataaatgTAAATACTTTTGTTAGCTAATGCAAAATTACTATGGAATAAGGTTCAAATTTCAAATTGCCCATTGTACTTGTCGGGGATAttcaatttagttaatttttaatttgtggTTCAATTTAACCCATAAGTTTTGATTTATGTTCAAATTAGTTCAATTAACAAAAAagtgtaattatttaattatttttttaatattaaaatattatttttatattatataattaattaataaaaataaaaatattatttttattattcaatattattaattaaactgaaaatataaaaaaaatatttttatattttcatataattaattaaattaaaaattattattatttcaattaataatattgaataataaaaataatatttttatttaattaattatacaatagaaaaataatattttaatattaacaaataattaaataatttatttaaataaattatttgatatataaacaaattaattatacaatataaaaataatattttaatattaacaaaagttattttttaatattatttaaacaaaataattaaatattttaaaaatgatattaaaatattatttttatattgcataatttatataattagaatattaaataaattatttttatattatattttaatattaaaaaataatatttttattaatttgactAATTTGagtataaatcaaaatttataggttaaattggactaaaaattaaaaatgggtTAAATTGAACATTCCCAATAAGTACATGAATCAAATTGAACCTTATTCTAAATTACTATCATTAATCTCAATTAATGGTGCACAGCTCTATGGACTCTTTGTAACGTGCTATTTTGGATTGATTTTAGTCAAATCCAAACAAGTCACTTATGGATTGAGTACTATGGATTATGGGTTTGGATTTGGATGATTTTAGATAGTGCACAAAATAAGGGTTTTGATTTTAGTCATTTTAGATTGAGCGTGGACTTAAGTGAATTAATTACCGGTTATAAACCATGGATTTATTTACAAATACTCTTTCAATCTCAGACTTACATCCAATCGCAAAAGGAGGAGTAAGGGATACTTggatgtttaaaaaaaaaagaaaaaaaattatttttgcaTAACTTGATTTGATTCGAtggttaaaaaatatattattcacTTAACAGATTTAAATTTAAGTTTTCACTCTTTCGATACttctatttaaaataataataatatatttataaaataaatttcaagctgtagttattttttttaaataaaaaagcgTAACAATATTTGTATTTGGGATGACTTTTtactaaaattatttacatcccttctttaaataaaaaaaaataaaaaggtaaATTAAAATATGCTTATTGAGATTCTTGTAATAATTAATTCAAGACATATTATGTTTATATTTTGAGTATATAATGCATTATAAGTTTTTTTGCACCATTTTAGGGCTGGTGGGCCACAAGATGTTGTTTCGTAGCCTCAAGAATGGGAAGCTTTACTCTGGGAGGGTCAGCAGAAGCATAAGATTTACGAGGACAGAATACAATGCACATACTACCATCCATAGGATCTTTTTCTATATTATATAAAAGCTGCCCAGCACCATATCTCCCAAGAAGTTGGTATGACCTTTCTGATTGGTCCATGGCCAGACATAGATCATCTGTGCCTGCAAATTTATCAAGATAAATATATAAACAAACAAGAAACAATTAGgaagcttaattaattaatttctagctAGCCTTGATGAGTTTTAGCAATAATTCCACTTACAAGCAGCAAGTTCAATCTGGGTTTGATAAATAAATTGGAGAACAGCAGAAATGTCTTGCTCAAACTGATGAAATGGTCCGCTCTGAAAATTCATCTTTCTAAGCTTACACAGTCCCTCTCCCAGCTCCATCATTGCCCCTTTATGattctacatatatatatatataggttgaaaatttctttcaaaattaaaaaccaatatatatatatattgggaaATGACCAACCTGGTTAAAGAGATGATGAAATCCAACAGCGCATTGCAGAATCCCATGAACGAGAGTTCTGGTGGGATCTTCAGCTTTTATCCAGAGAGCTTCAAGAAAGTCATGGCACTTGTAGTATTCTCTCGTGTTGAAAAGAGCAACCGCTTCGTCAAAGCTGCAGCaatcttcatcttcatcttcgTATTGTGTGTTGTAGTTATATCTGTATGAGATGCAAAAGCGACTTCTGGTGGGGTTGCTACTAGCTGGAGTGAGTTGCTGTGATGGAGCCTTCTTATTGAGATTAGGGGAAGGAAAATTGCTTGGCGACTTGTAGTTTGGTGAATTATGCACAATGAAAGCTGGAGAATGAGAGGATAGTGATGACAAGAGAAGGAATTTGAGGCCAAGTGCCATTTTTGATAATTGATATGGTTTGTGTGGTGGAGGCTGATGAACTAAAAGCCTATAATATTGCTATTACCAATtcgcctatatatatatatatattaaaataaaaaatctaaatCATTTTAGCAGAGCCCAAAGCTTTCTTTTgttatcaaaagaaaaaaaaacctaaaatttttcttaatctttttaatttaatatattttttaattttaaaattttaactacAATTATATATGATCGATTAAAAGTTGCTAGAGAAAAAAAATGCTAGCATCaatttaaataaagaaaataatatgaCTACAACATAAGAGCGGCTTgcaattatttttgaatttttttactaaattagcgataaagttttttttttaatttattagacGTAATTGCGATTAATTTTGAAATTAGAAAAGAActacaaaaatttaaaattttgagtaccTGGCCAATCTCGCAGAATCAGTTCCGGCGGGCACACATGTTCTCTGTGCTGCTCCTTCCGGCTTGTCTCCATGGTTGAGTCATGATGTTAATGGGTAAGCTACCCCGGCCCAGGTTTTGCATGTAGTTGTTAGGAAACATTAATTGCATAATAAATTTGAgtggaaaattaaatttaattgatttattttaattaattttagaatggtggtaattaaaattaattatgagcaaattactttaatttaattctttggAAATTTGCTAATTACTTGAATTTTGGTAAACCACTAGTTGTCCAGATGTCCATTCTTCAATGGTA
It encodes:
- the LOC110659776 gene encoding probable aquaporin SIP2-1 encodes the protein MSSAVTLRLIISDFVISFMWVWSGALIKMFVNRVLGVGHHEPRGEAIKATLSIINMIFFAFLGKITKGGAYNPLTVFSPAISGDFSRFLLTVGARIPAQVIGSITGVRYIIEYFPEIGFGPRLNVDIHHGALTEGLLTFAIVTISLGLSRKIPGSFFMKTWISSVSKLALHILGSDLTGGCMNPASVMGWAYARGDHITKEHILVYWLAPIEATLLAVWTFKLLVRPQKQEKEESKSKSD
- the LOC110659769 gene encoding uncharacterized protein LOC110659769 is translated as MALGLKFLLLSSLSSHSPAFIVHNSPNYKSPSNFPSPNLNKKAPSQQLTPASSNPTRSRFCISYRYNYNTQYEDEDEDCCSFDEAVALFNTREYYKCHDFLEALWIKAEDPTRTLVHGILQCAVGFHHLFNQNHKGAMMELGEGLCKLRKMNFQSGPFHQFEQDISAVLQFIYQTQIELAACTDDLCLAMDQSERSYQLLGRYGAGQLLYNIEKDPMDGSMCIVFCPRKSYASADPPRVKLPILEATKQHLVAHQP